The Periplaneta americana isolate PAMFEO1 chromosome 2, P.americana_PAMFEO1_priV1, whole genome shotgun sequence genome has a window encoding:
- the LOC138695052 gene encoding uncharacterized protein isoform X2, which translates to MIIDVPNEAANSCDSSNEDGFSHVDCKPETPSPVPGSIEICTSQRRLYECTNCTKKFTTFQGLRVHRRSHAEKHGYECMICNRRFNTWQRFRGHRRTHTNGLGLECSHCSKRFNSELGLKIHYAKYHTERKTFECDVCKESFRSEQKLKFHSRYHTDVQQHVCLVCKESFSTRLALRLHNRTHSETPVRTSYTSQEPIECIYCKKGFPNLKAIAGHHRYCTSRSFTEISVPSSSQPNTSPLDASHECSICKKRFIELRSLSFHIRTHKFLTERCDECFRSFRSVKHLNYHRKRMHSENNQRGTMIIENGLVRYECKLCRKVFTNEKALVCHSDNIHRQQEKTDAVTTGNEEMSVKCTICNTILKNEQGLRSHKGKMHKQNGQQSDVRTASENSLHREPGNAGVGDQTNTTSTEKEHMTYECKICSMVFRNARALRIHSGKDHRLENDTALSFGNSFLTPQESTDTNDQIDNQHVRYECTICNVVVNTARGLACHRSRVHKQQNDTFEESFISEPENTAVNNQIESANTKNYRMTYECTPCNMTFRNVRALRSHSSRMHRDLWRDMGSASEDIVLTEAENANTNDEMEIAAADNEDVKYECTPCNRIFKNIKGLRSHNTTIHKLRHDMGSASEDTDLIELGNTNTNNQLDIATPDNEQVRSECIPCNRIFRNERALRTHTIRMHKKKNLWHDMRFTYENNFRTDPGSTENATIDNGQVGFECTPCNRIFESIKGLRCHNSTIHKDLQHDMESASADAILTDPRNTDTNNQMEIATPDNERSECTPCNRIFRNERALRTHTIRMHKKNLWHDMGLTYENNFRIDPGNTENAITDNGQLGFECTPCNRIFESIKGLRCHNTTVHKNLQHDMGSASEDAILTEPGNTNTNNRMEIATPDNEQVRSECTPCNRIFESLKGLRYHNTTVHKNLQHDMGSASEDAILTEPGNTNTNNQMEIATPHNKQVRSKCTSCNRIFRNERALRTHTIKMHKKKNLWRDMELTYEDNFRTDPGNTENATINNEQMGLECTLCNRIFQNMKGLRCHITTIHKDLQHDMESASEDAIPTEPANTNTNNQMEIATPDNERSECTPCNRIFKNERALRAHNSSVHKQKNFWHFMTYEDPGNTENAAIDNEQVGYECTICNLVVKSARGLASHKTRIHKQKNLQNDMVSEVEDGFVTEPENTGKNNETGSITTDNDQMIYECTPCNMTFRNVRGLRSHSSRMHRDLWHDMGSASDNEDVLTEPGNTNINDQMGIAATDNEQERRLECTTCNLVFDNARGLACHNGKIHKQKNLHSGEDFVTEPDTCSNKEIKGVATDNEGVRRYECTLCNIAFKNVRGLRSHSSKIHKHLWHGKGSASEDTGPGNATNDQMETATTVKRRRRRFVCAICKLFFKNKRDLARHSARFHKQKKSQNDKMSVIEDNFLAKRINADENDQTDSTTTENEEMRYMCHQCGMIFKNKRELRSHSLRVHNQADSLSISSDVSDSELKFEFWKYKSRSHIPNSTDKDNTIIHDLSGSSDGSDSSLRFEYWNYKDRNQLHNSTDKDNITYNKSNNESNVDVTENGDANKEYDCPDCDRTFDGEMGLLVHRAKLHKTPNPVKYDSRGKAVLNHQCSVCDKSFRTSIGCTMHTSRVHRSSFSGETLDGCETSSELAHYECLVCNETFDHLKGFRIHCTKQQHMVGGNIDQHPDENTTKCYECTSCGKRYFSLKNYNRHISRTHDVRSAAALSTETIPETSQAVASSSSPSLKEMFSCVLCDKSYRNKNDLKVHFSSVHSECNSEVQEQIIADALQNLELTSTVKCCNKLFTSDKGLKIHQKRLHRDGDFSPKMPDASVEEDNICLVCDKVFMNKRRLAIHEAKYHSATESPEKTSSTEDTDAVNSAEERETLSYECSLCKMSFTSNKSLNLHHRKTHNNGVETATSNENAPSTEEKRFECSFCKSVFYNEMGLKIHCSRNHKFELRMALFNNMDAPAENDVENSSPTACSICNEELYTEEELTLHYNKTHTEVFCSREKFPPAYTYSRQKDYDCRDCEETFSSEDAFRAHENDHQSDEGSTECNLCHIDFITSSSLQLHNQQAHTSAPD; encoded by the coding sequence ATGATTATAGACGTTCCTAATGAAGCTGCCAACAGCTGTGACAGCTCAAATGAAGACGGATTTTCGCATGTCGATTGTAAACCAGAAACACCATCACCTGTTCCTGGCTCTATAGAAATCTGCACGTCACAGCGGAGGTTGTATGAGTGCACAAACTGTACGAAAAAGTTCACAACATTTCAAGGGCTGAGAGTTCATAGAAGGAGCCATGCAGAGAAACATGGCTACGAGTGCATGATCTGCAACAGGAGATTCAATACCTGGCAGAGATTTAGAGGTCATCGCCGTACTCATACCAACGGCCTTGGGTTAGAATGTTCTCATTGCAGTAAAAGATTTAACAGTGAATTGGGATTAAAGATTCATTACGCTAAATACCACACTGAAAGAAAAACTTTtgaatgtgatgtttgtaaggaatccTTTCGTAGTGAAcagaaattgaaatttcacagcAGATATCACACTGATGTGCAGCAACATGTGTGTCTTGTGTGTAAAGAGTCATTTTCAACGAGACTAGCGCTCCGTTTGCATAACAGAACTCACTCTGAAACGCCAGTCAGAACGTCATATACATCACAAGAACCTATTGAATGTATTTATTGCAAGAAAGGTTTTCCCAATCTAAAGGCCATTGCTGGGCATCATAGATATTGCACAAGTCGATCATTTActgaaatatcagttccatcTTCAAGTCAACCAAACACATCTCCATTGGATGCGAGTCATGAATGTTCAATCTGCAAGAAACGTTTCATAGAATTGAgatctctctcttttcatatacGAACACACAAGTTTCTCACTGAAAGGTGTGACGAATGCTTCAGGTCGTTCAgaagtgttaaacatttgaactACCATCGCAAGCGTATGCATTCAGAAAACAATCAAAGAGGAACTATgattatagagaatggattagtAAGATACGAGTGCAAACTTTGTAGAAAAGTGTTCACAAATGAAAAAGCTTTGGTATGTCACAGTGATAATATTCATAGGCAGCAAGAAAAAACTGATGCAGTAACTACAGGTAATGAAGAAATGAGTGTGAAATGTACCATATGTAATACgatattaaaaaatgaacaaggTTTACGATCCCACAAGGGTAAAATGCATAAACAGAATGGCCAGCAGAGTGATGTGAGAACAGCAAGTGAAAACAGTTTGCATAGAGAACCGGGAAATGCTGGTGTGGGTGATCAGACAAATACTACATCTACAGAAAAAGAACACATGACATATGAATGTAAAATTTGTAGTATGGTGTTTAGGAATGCAAGAGCTCTGAGAATTCACAGTGGAAAAGATCATAGACTGGAAAATGACACAGCATTATCATTTGGAAACAGTTTTCTTACACCACAAGAAAGTACTGATACAAACGATCAAATTGATAATCAGCACGTGAGATATGAGTGTACCATATGTAATGTGGTTGTTAACACTGCAAGAGGCTTGGCTTGTCACAGGAGCAGAGTTCATAAACAGCAAAATGACACATTTGAAGAGAGTTTTATTTCAGAGCCGGAAAATACTGCTGTAAATAATCAAATAGAAAGTGCAAACACAAAAAATTACCGAATGACTTACGAGTGTACCCCATGTAACATGACTTTCAGAAATGTAAGAGCTTTACGAAGTCATAGTAGCAGAATGCATAGGGACTTATGGCGTGATATGGGATCAGCATCTGAAGATATTGTTCTTACAGAAGCAGAAAATGCTAATACAAATGATGAAATGGAGATTGCAGCCGCAGATAATGAAGACGTGAAGTACGAGTGTACCCCATGTAACAGAATCTTTAAAAACATAAAAGGTTTACGAAGTCACAATACTACAATTCATAAGTTACGGCATGATATGGGATCAGCATCTGAAGACACTGATCTTATAGAACTAGGAAATACTAATACAAATAATCAACTGGATATTGCAACTCCAGATAATGAACAAGTAAGATCTGAATGTATTCCATGTAACAGAATCTTCAGAAATGAAAGAGCTTTACGAACTCACACCATTAGAATgcataaaaagaaaaatttgtgGCATGACATGAGGTTcacatatgaaaataattttcgtaCAGATCCAGGAAGCACTGAAAATGCAACCATAGATAATGGACAAGTGGGTTTTGAATGTACCCCATGTAACAGAATCTTCGAAAGCATAAAAGGTTTACGATGTCACAATTCTACAATCCATAAGGACTTACAGCATGACATGGAATCAGCATCTGCAGATGCTATTCTTACAGATCCAAGAAATACTGATACAAATAACCAAATGGAGATTGCAACCCCAGATAATGAAAGATCTGAATGTACTCCATGTAACAGAATCTTCAGAAATGAAAGAGCATTACGAACTCACACCATTAGAATGCATAAAAAGAACTTGTGGCATGACATGGGGTTgacatatgaaaataattttcgtaTAGATCCAGGAAACACTGAAAATGCGATCACAGATAATGGACAACTGGGGTTTGAATGTACCCCATGTAACAGAATCTTCGAAAGCATAAAAGGTTTACGATGTCACAATACTACAGTCCATAAAAACTTGCAGCATGACATGGGATCGGCATCTGAAGACGCTATTCTTACAGAACCAGGAAATACTAATACAAATAACCGAATGGAGATTGCAACCCCAGATAATGAACAAGTGAGGTCTGAATGTACCCCATGTAACAGAATCTTCGAAAGCCTAAAAGGTTTACGATATCACAATACtacagttcataaaaacttgcagcATGACATGGGATCGGCATCTGAAGACGCTATTCTTACAGAACCAGGAAATACTAATACAAATAACCAAATGGAGATTGCAACCCCACATAATAAACAAGTAAGGTCTAAATGTACCTCATGCAACAGAATCTTCAGAAATGAAAGAGCTTTACGAACTCACACCATTAAAATGCATAAAAAGAAGAACTTGTGGCGTGACATGGAGTTGACATATGAAGATAATTTTCGTACAGATCCAGGAAACACTGAAAATGCAACTATAAATAACGAACAAATGGGGTTGGAATGTACCCTATGTAACAGAATCTTTCAAAACATGAAAGGTTTACGATGTCACATTACTACAATCCATAAGGACTTACAGCATGACATGGAATCAGCATCTGAAGACGCTATTCCTACAGAACCAGCAAATACTAATACAAATAATCAAATGGAGATTGCAACCCCAGATAATGAAAGGTCTGAATGTACCCCATGTAACAGAATCTTCAAAAATGAAAGAGCATTACGAGCTCACAACAGTAGTGttcataaacagaaaaacttctgGCACTTCATGACATATGAAGATCCAGGAAACACTGAAAATGCAGCCATAGATAATGAGCAAGTGGGGTATGAGTGTACAATATGTAACCTGGTTGTTAAGAGTGCAAGGGGCTTGGCAAGTCACAAAACTAGAATCCACAAACAGAAAAACCTGCAGAATGACATGGTCTCTGAAGTGGAAGATGGTTTTGTTACAGAACCAGAAAATACTGGTAAAAATAATGAAACAGGAAGTATAACCACAGATAATGATCAAATGATTTATGAATGTACCCCATGTAACATGACTTTCAGAAACGTAAGAGGTTTACGAAGTCACAGTAGTAGAATGCATAGGGACTTATGGCATGATATGGGATCAGCATCTGACAATGAAGACGTTCTTACAGAACCAGGAAATACTAATATAAATGACCAAATGGGCATAGCAGCTACAGATAATGAACAAGAGAGGAGGTTAGAGTGTACCACGTGTAACTTGGTCTTTGATAATGCAAGGGGCTTGGCATGTCACAATGGTAAAATTCATAAACAGAAAAATCTACATAGTGGAGAAGATTTTGTTACAGAGCCAGATACATGttcaaataaagaaattaaggGTGTAGCCACAGATAATGAAGGAGTAAGGAGGTATGAGTGTACTCTTTGTAACATTGCCTTCAAAAATGTAAGAGGTTTACGAAGTCATAGTAGTAAAATTCATAAGCACTTATGGCATGGTAAGGGATCAGCATCTGAAGACACAGGACCAGGGAATGCTACAAATGATCAGATGGAGACTGCAACCACAGTTAAGCGACGAAGGAGGAGATTTGTGTGTGCCATATGTAAGTtgttctttaaaaataaaagagaCTTGGCACGGCACAGTGCCAGATTTCACAAACAGAAGAAATCTCAGAATGACAAGATGTCGGTAATTGAAGATAATTTTCTTGCCAAACGAATAAATGCAGATGAAAACGATCAGACTGATAGTACAACCACAGAGAACGAAGAAATGAGATACATGTGTCACCAGTGTGGAATGATCTTCAAGAATAAAAGGGAACTCAGATCTCACAGTCTCAGAGTTCATAATCAGGCGGATTCTCTTTCTATTTCATCTGATGTGTCAGACTCAGAATTAAAGTTTGAATTTTGGAAATATAAGAGTAGGAGTCACATACCTAACTCTACTGATAAAGATAACACCATAATTCATGATCTTTCTGGTTCATCTGATGGGTCAGATTCAAGTTTAAGGTTTGAATATTGGAACTATAAAGACAGGAATCAGTTACATAATTCTACTGATAAAGATAACATCACGTACAATAAAAGTAACAATGAAAGCAATGTAGATGTTACAGAAAATGGCGACGCCAACAAGGAATATGATTGTCCTGATTGTGATAGGACCTTTGATGGAGAAATGGGTTTATTAGTTCATAGAGCAAAATTACATAAGACCCCTAATCCTGTGAAATATGATAGTCGTGGTAAAGCTGTCTTGAATCATCAATGTAGTGTTTGTGATAAAAGCTTTAGAACTTCAATTGGTTGTACGATGCATACATCAAGGGTCCACAGAAGTAGTTTCAGTGGTGAAACTTTAGATGGGTGTGAAACCTCTTCAGAACTCGCACATTATGAATGTTTGGTGTGTAATGAGACGTTTGACCATCTAAAGGGTTTCCGAATTCATTGCACAAAACAGCAACATATGGTGGGAGGAAACATTGATCAACACCCTGATGAAAACACTACCAAGTGTTACGAATGCACTTCGTGTGGGAAACGTTACTTCTCTTTGAAGAACTATAATAGACATATATCACGAACACACGATGTTCGTTCAGCTGCTGCTTTGAGCACTGAAACCATACCAGAAACATCACAAGCTGTTGCCTCTAGTAGCTCTCCCTCTCTAAAAGAAATGTTCTCATGTGTTCTATGTGACAAAAGTTACaggaataaaaatgatttaaaagtACATTTCTCCTCAGTACACAGTGAATGTAACTCTGAAGTACAGGAACAAATAATTGCAGATGCTCTACAAAACCTTGAACTCACATCCACTGTTAAATGTTGTAATAAACTGTTTACGTCAGATAAAGGGTTAAAGATTCATCAGAAACGGTTACACAGAGATGGTGACTTCTCTCCGAAAATGCCAGATGCAAGTGTTGAAGAGGACAATATCTGCTTAGTGTGTGACAAGGTATTTATGAACAAGAGACGTTTAGCTATCCACGAGGCTAAATATCATTCGGCAACTGAAAGTCCTGAAAAAACGTCTTCAACTGAAGATACAGATGCCGTAAATAGTGCTGAAGAAAGAGAAACTCTGTCATACGAATGCTCCTTGTGTAAGATGTCATTTACAAGTAATAAAAGTTTGAATTTACATCACAGGAAGACACACAACAACGGTGTTGAAACGGCCACTAGTAATGAAAATGCGCCATCAACTGAGGAGAAACGATTTGAGTGTTCGTTTTGCAAAAGTGTCTTCTACAATGAAATGGGCTTGAAAATTCATTGCTCAAGGAATCACAAGTTTGAACTTCGTATGGCATTGTTCAACAACATGGATGCCCCAGCTGAAAATGATGTAGAAAATTCTTCTCCTACAGCCTGTTCAATATGTAACGAGGAACTGTACACTGAAGAGGAACTTACGTTACATTACAACAAAACTCATACAGAGGTCTTTTGTAGTAGAGAAAAATTTCCGCCTGCTTATACTTACAGCCGTCAAAAAGACTACGATTGTAGGGACTGCGAAGAGACATTCTCATCAGAAGATGCTTTTAGAGCTCATGAGAACGATCATCAGTCTGATGAAGGCTCCACGGAGTGTAATTTGTGTCATATAGATTTTATTACTTCGTCAAGTCTTCAGTTACATAACCAACAGGCACATACAAGTGCGCCAGATTGA